A single region of the Betta splendens chromosome 12, fBetSpl5.4, whole genome shotgun sequence genome encodes:
- the esm1 gene encoding endothelial cell-specific molecule 1, translated as MSFLLVTLLSSLVVQDAEAWSPNVKYAVNCPDRCNAERCGGTQRCARTVLDDCGCCQVCAAARGEHCYRTVSGMHGVKCGPGLFCEFYKDEDDYGDEYGICKDCLYGTYGVECRKTCNCKGGICDRETGACLTLRFFAKIASKLKTEPQAGVDVGSGEVSTAQNAAQRTDRAAAPKRLNPR; from the exons ATGTCGTTCCTCCTCGTCACGCTGCTCTCCTCACTCGTGGTGCAGGACGCCGAGGCGTGGAGCCCCAACGTCAAGTACGCGGTGAACTGTCCCGACCGATGCAACGCGGAGCGGTGCGGCGGCACGCAGCGCTGCGCACGGACCGTCCTGGACGACTGCGGCTGTTGCCAGGTGTGCGCGGCCGCCAGAGGGGAGCACTGCTACCGCACGGTGTCGGGGATGCACGGGGTGAAGTGCGGACCGGGCTTGTTCTGCGAGTTTTACAAGGACGAGGACGATTACGGAGACGAATATGGAATCTGCAAAG ACTGCCTGTATGGAACCTACGGGGTCGAGTGTCGCAAGACGTGCAACTGCAAAGGAGGCATCTGTGACAGGGAGACGGGCGCCTGTCTCACCCTCCGCTTCTTCGCCAAAATTGCCAGCAAGCTCAAGACCGAGCCCCAAGCAG GGGTCGATGTGGGCTCAGGAGAAGTCAGCACAGCCCAGAACGCGGCCCAGCGCACGGACAGAGCCGCGGCTCCAAAGAGGCTCAACCCCCGCTGA